A region of Paenibacillus thiaminolyticus DNA encodes the following proteins:
- a CDS encoding 5'-3' exonuclease yields MWDTDTMSEPAEPRMLLVDGMALLFRAYYATAYGGSIRRMKDGTPTNAIYGFMRYFWDAVKRFEPTHIACCWDLGSKTFRAEQFDQYKANRAECPDDLVPQFQLIRDVMDSFQIPNVSAEGYEADDCIGTLSRLFRDEMEVYVLTGDHDMLQLVHERTRVVIMKKGQGNYAVYCPETLMEEKQLTPEQIIDVKGLMGDPSDNYPGVRGIGEKTALKLIQQYSSIDGILANMSALPAGVRTKIETDLEMLHLSRRLARIHCDAPVVCAAGQCMFQPQRDAVAAMFEQLEMTSILRLIETA; encoded by the coding sequence ATGTGGGATACGGACACGATGTCCGAACCGGCCGAGCCGCGCATGCTGCTGGTAGACGGGATGGCTCTGCTCTTCCGCGCGTATTACGCCACCGCATACGGCGGGTCGATCCGCCGCATGAAGGACGGCACGCCGACGAATGCAATCTATGGATTCATGCGTTATTTCTGGGATGCGGTCAAGCGGTTCGAGCCGACGCATATCGCCTGCTGCTGGGACCTGGGGAGCAAGACGTTCCGGGCGGAGCAGTTCGATCAATATAAGGCGAACCGGGCCGAATGCCCCGACGATCTGGTGCCGCAGTTTCAATTAATCCGCGACGTCATGGACAGCTTCCAGATTCCGAATGTGTCCGCCGAAGGCTACGAGGCCGATGATTGCATCGGCACGCTGTCGCGGCTGTTCCGGGATGAGATGGAAGTATATGTATTGACAGGCGACCATGACATGCTTCAATTGGTGCATGAACGGACCCGCGTCGTCATCATGAAGAAGGGACAAGGCAATTATGCCGTCTATTGCCCTGAGACTCTGATGGAAGAGAAGCAGCTTACACCGGAGCAGATTATCGACGTGAAGGGACTGATGGGCGATCCGTCGGACAACTATCCGGGCGTCCGCGGAATCGGCGAGAAGACGGCCCTCAAGCTAATTCAGCAATATTCGTCGATAGACGGAATTCTTGCCAATATGAGCGCGCTTCCGGCAGGCGTCCGCACCAAGATCGAGACGGATCTGGAGATGCTCCATCTGTCGCGGCGGCTGGCGCGGATCCATTGCGACGCGCCGGTCGTGTGCGCAGCCGGTCAATGTATGTTCCAACCGCAGCGGGATGCGGTCGCGGCCATGTTCGAGCAGCTTGAGATGACAAGCATTCTTCGTCTGATCGAGACGGCCTAA
- a CDS encoding arsenate reductase family protein, with amino-acid sequence MKVTVYQYAKCGTCRKAIQWLKEQGLELDLVPIVEQPPSERELEEMIERSGLELKKWFNTSGEVYKELKLKDKLPQMSREEQIKLLASNGKLIKRPVVTDGKRVTVGFREDNYRDMWTTAAKHD; translated from the coding sequence GTGAAGGTAACGGTCTATCAATATGCCAAATGCGGCACATGCCGCAAAGCGATTCAATGGCTGAAGGAGCAGGGGCTCGAGCTGGATCTGGTGCCGATCGTGGAACAGCCGCCGAGCGAGCGGGAGCTGGAGGAGATGATTGAGCGGAGCGGCCTGGAGCTGAAAAAGTGGTTCAATACGAGCGGGGAAGTCTATAAGGAACTGAAGCTGAAGGACAAGCTGCCTCAGATGAGCCGTGAGGAGCAGATCAAGCTGCTTGCCTCGAACGGCAAGCTCATTAAGCGTCCTGTCGTTACGGACGGGAAGCGGGTCACGGTCGGCTTCCGTGAAGACAACTACCGCGATATGTGGACGACTGCGGCCAAGCACGACTGA
- a CDS encoding RluA family pseudouridine synthase has product MTEPNGRKLAAELEYVVPEGDEGIQLRAVLRSRLNLSRRLLTRLKTMEAAITVNGLTERSGRPLSVRERLHAGDVVHVRIEEETVESIPPEPIPIDIVYEDDDILVLNKPAGIVVHPTKGYPEGTLANGVVHYWRAKGELTRFRPANRLDQETSGLLIVAKHGHAHHQLADQMQTDDIWKGYEAFVYGVPSPQEGTIRAPIDRDKTEPHLRVVTEDGYDSITHYRVLETYGEEASLVSCRLETGRTHQIRVHMKHMGCPLLGDKFYGVGQAASPWLAGTLEPLTRHALHAAELRFKHPMTGEPMHFTAPLPDDLLALRERLLRGQQQ; this is encoded by the coding sequence ATGACGGAGCCTAACGGACGGAAGCTTGCCGCGGAGCTCGAATATGTTGTTCCGGAAGGCGACGAAGGGATTCAACTGCGGGCCGTGCTGCGCTCGCGTCTGAATCTGTCGCGCCGACTGCTGACCCGGCTGAAGACGATGGAAGCGGCCATTACGGTGAATGGGCTGACGGAGCGAAGCGGCAGGCCGCTTAGTGTACGAGAGCGTCTCCATGCGGGAGATGTCGTTCATGTCCGGATCGAGGAGGAGACGGTTGAATCGATACCGCCCGAGCCGATCCCGATTGATATCGTGTACGAAGACGACGATATTCTGGTGCTGAACAAGCCAGCGGGGATCGTCGTCCATCCGACGAAGGGATACCCGGAAGGGACGCTGGCGAACGGGGTTGTGCACTACTGGCGCGCCAAGGGGGAGCTGACCCGATTCCGGCCGGCTAACCGGCTCGATCAGGAGACCTCCGGCCTGCTCATCGTCGCGAAGCATGGCCATGCCCATCATCAGCTGGCGGATCAGATGCAGACGGATGACATCTGGAAAGGGTATGAGGCGTTCGTCTACGGCGTCCCTTCGCCGCAGGAGGGCACGATCCGGGCTCCGATTGACCGGGACAAGACGGAGCCTCATTTGCGTGTCGTGACGGAGGACGGCTATGATTCGATTACCCATTACCGGGTGCTGGAGACGTACGGAGAGGAAGCGTCCCTCGTATCCTGCCGCTTGGAGACGGGGCGGACGCATCAGATTCGCGTCCATATGAAGCATATGGGATGCCCCCTGCTGGGGGACAAGTTCTACGGCGTCGGGCAGGCGGCCTCGCCATGGCTCGCTGGAACGCTGGAGCCGCTGACCCGGCATGCGCTGCATGCGGCCGAGCTGCGGTTCAAGCACCCGATGACAGGGGAGCCGATGCATTTCACGGCTCCGCTGCCGGATGATCTGCTGGCGCTGCGGGAGCGCCTGTTGCGTGGGCAGCAGCAGTGA
- a CDS encoding cob(I)yrinic acid a,c-diamide adenosyltransferase: MRIYTRTGDEGTTSLIGGRVSKDHLRVDAYGELDELNSFIGWAAACCQGDAYEELRNQLIEIQQEVFDCGSDVAYAEKKQGEVVYKVHAEQVERLEAWIDEHNAHTEAIRKFILPGGSEAASALHVCRTVCRRAERRLVTLAREETVHTQVMKYVNRLSDYFFVAARRANAIASVPDEEYVRSAEVFRRRSRHDGA, from the coding sequence ATGAGAATATATACGCGGACAGGGGACGAAGGAACGACATCGCTTATCGGGGGCCGGGTGTCTAAGGATCATTTGCGGGTGGATGCCTATGGGGAACTCGATGAATTGAATTCGTTCATAGGCTGGGCGGCGGCATGCTGCCAGGGAGATGCTTATGAGGAACTCCGCAACCAACTGATCGAGATCCAGCAGGAAGTGTTCGACTGCGGATCGGATGTCGCCTATGCGGAGAAGAAGCAGGGCGAGGTTGTCTATAAGGTGCACGCGGAGCAGGTGGAACGTCTGGAAGCCTGGATCGACGAGCATAATGCGCACACCGAAGCGATCCGGAAGTTCATTTTGCCGGGAGGCAGCGAAGCCGCTTCGGCGCTTCATGTGTGCCGGACGGTATGCCGCCGCGCCGAACGCCGTCTCGTGACGCTGGCCCGGGAAGAAACAGTGCACACGCAAGTGATGAAATATGTGAATCGGCTCTCGGATTACTTCTTCGTTGCCGCCCGCCGGGCCAATGCGATTGCTTCGGTTCCGGATGAAGAATATGTGCGGAGCGCGGAAGTCTTCCGCCGCAGATCCCGTCATGACGGAGCCTAA
- a CDS encoding bifunctional adenosylcobinamide kinase/adenosylcobinamide-phosphate guanylyltransferase, whose product MEGVSVIIGITGGHGSGKTSFALSYASGFGREGLYLSTLHTSLPDGMPDSSRCRWQHLQAGEELPGLLHRINEESNLFRAERRVVVVDSITSYLAGVHAQLWKKRPEGDNEEYDAIYIEEIVAARKRLQEALFAFQGKLFLITNDPPAYTPFTDPKEQSYIIEHAALNRDLARRSHQWFRLEAGMPEEVSARRFRG is encoded by the coding sequence ATGGAGGGAGTCAGTGTGATTATCGGGATTACCGGAGGCCATGGCAGCGGGAAGACTTCGTTCGCGTTGTCCTATGCGTCAGGATTCGGCCGTGAAGGTCTGTACCTGTCGACGTTACATACAAGCCTTCCCGATGGTATGCCCGATTCTTCCCGTTGCCGGTGGCAGCATCTGCAGGCGGGAGAAGAGCTGCCGGGACTTCTGCATCGGATTAACGAAGAATCCAATCTGTTCCGCGCGGAACGGAGGGTCGTGGTCGTGGATAGCATCACCTCCTATCTCGCAGGCGTCCACGCACAGCTGTGGAAGAAGCGTCCGGAAGGCGATAATGAAGAATATGACGCCATATATATAGAGGAGATCGTTGCCGCCCGCAAGCGGCTGCAGGAGGCCTTGTTTGCTTTTCAGGGGAAGCTGTTCCTGATTACGAACGATCCTCCGGCTTATACGCCGTTCACGGATCCGAAGGAACAGAGCTATATTATCGAGCATGCGGCTCTCAATCGGGATCTTGCGCGCCGCAGTCATCAGTGGTTCCGGCTCGAGGCAGGGATGCCGGAGGAGGTATCGGCCAGGAGGTTCAGAGGATAA
- a CDS encoding aspartyl-phosphate phosphatase Spo0E family protein — translation MLALEQEIRILRKQMEQMFQEEQSFTAESMIEISSMLDLKINEYMKSLGKRT, via the coding sequence ATGCTTGCTCTGGAACAGGAGATAAGGATTTTGCGTAAGCAAATGGAGCAGATGTTTCAAGAAGAGCAGTCATTTACGGCTGAAAGCATGATTGAAATCAGCAGCATGCTGGACCTGAAGATTAACGAGTACATGAAATCGCTCGGCAAGCGAACTTAG
- a CDS encoding aminotransferase class I/II-fold pyridoxal phosphate-dependent enzyme, translating to MIKEEEKLGTNRSMHQYINPLVRDIPPSGIRRFFDMAVSSKDIITLGVGEPDFCTPWHVREACVYSLERGRTKYTSNAGMPELREEIAKYLDDSFKVAYDPADEIIVTVGGSEAIDLALRTLVAPGDEILIPEPSYISYSPIVSIGGGVPVGIETFARDGFKLTAEGLQAQITPKSKVLILCYPSNPTGGIMTYEDWLPIAKIVEENDLIVISDEIYAELTYDQKHVSFSSVPGMKERTILVSGFSKAFAMTGWRMGYACGHKDLISAMLKIHQYTVMCAPIMGQIAALEALKHGHEEKDHMVESYNQRRRLIVKGLRDIGLDCHEPQGAFYAFPSIQSTGLTSEEFAHRLLFEAKVAAVPGDVFGLGGEGFIRCSYATSVAQLNEALDRMGRFLDKIKQEM from the coding sequence ATGATTAAGGAAGAGGAGAAGCTGGGGACGAATCGTTCCATGCATCAATATATTAATCCGCTGGTCCGGGATATTCCGCCTTCCGGTATCCGCCGGTTCTTCGATATGGCGGTATCCAGCAAGGATATTATCACCCTAGGGGTGGGGGAGCCGGATTTCTGCACGCCTTGGCATGTGCGTGAAGCCTGCGTCTATTCATTGGAGCGGGGACGCACCAAATATACGTCCAACGCGGGAATGCCGGAGCTGCGGGAGGAAATTGCAAAATATTTGGATGATTCATTCAAAGTTGCGTATGATCCTGCCGATGAAATTATTGTAACGGTTGGCGGCTCGGAAGCGATCGATCTGGCGCTGCGGACGCTGGTCGCTCCAGGCGATGAGATTCTTATACCCGAGCCGAGCTATATCTCGTACTCGCCGATTGTCTCGATCGGCGGCGGGGTTCCGGTCGGAATCGAGACGTTCGCGAGGGATGGGTTCAAGCTCACCGCCGAAGGGCTGCAGGCGCAAATTACGCCGAAGTCGAAGGTCCTCATTCTCTGTTATCCGAGCAACCCGACAGGCGGCATCATGACCTATGAAGACTGGCTGCCGATCGCGAAGATCGTGGAGGAGAACGATCTTATTGTCATTTCCGACGAGATCTACGCCGAACTGACCTACGATCAGAAGCATGTCAGCTTCTCGTCCGTGCCGGGGATGAAGGAGCGAACGATTCTGGTAAGCGGCTTTTCGAAGGCGTTCGCGATGACTGGCTGGCGCATGGGCTATGCATGCGGCCACAAGGACCTCATTTCGGCAATGCTCAAAATCCATCAGTATACGGTCATGTGCGCCCCGATTATGGGTCAGATCGCTGCGTTGGAGGCATTGAAGCACGGGCATGAAGAGAAGGATCATATGGTCGAGTCTTACAATCAGCGGCGGCGTCTTATCGTCAAGGGGCTGCGCGACATCGGGCTTGACTGCCACGAGCCGCAGGGCGCCTTCTATGCCTTCCCTTCGATTCAATCGACAGGGCTTACTTCCGAGGAATTCGCGCATCGCCTTCTGTTCGAGGCGAAGGTGGCGGCGGTCCCAGGAGACGTATTCGGCTTAGGGGGGGAAGGCTTCATCCGCTGCTCCTATGCAACGTCGGTAGCGCAGTTGAACGAAGCGCTGGATCGAATGGGGCGTTTCCTCGACAAAATTAAGCAGGAAATGTGA
- a CDS encoding Lrp/AsnC family transcriptional regulator produces the protein MTDLSSLDIEILKLLKEDARRSPDLIATMLGVQVEEVQSAIAEMERKHVIVKYSTVVNWSKVDDEMVTALIEVQITPERGRGFEGIAERIYLFPQVKAVYLMSGSYDLQVEVQGKSLREVASFVSDKLSPIESVLSTKTHFILKKYKQDGIIYEEREGDQRLVVTP, from the coding sequence ATGACAGATTTAAGCTCGCTTGATATTGAAATACTCAAATTGCTGAAAGAGGACGCCCGCCGTTCCCCGGACCTAATCGCCACGATGCTGGGGGTTCAGGTGGAAGAGGTTCAATCGGCGATCGCTGAAATGGAACGAAAGCATGTTATTGTCAAATATTCGACGGTCGTGAACTGGAGCAAAGTCGATGACGAGATGGTTACGGCTCTGATTGAAGTCCAGATTACGCCGGAGCGCGGCCGCGGCTTTGAAGGGATCGCCGAACGGATCTATCTGTTCCCGCAGGTCAAGGCGGTCTACCTTATGTCGGGTTCCTATGATCTGCAGGTCGAGGTTCAAGGCAAAAGCTTGCGCGAGGTGGCGTCGTTCGTCTCGGATAAGCTGTCGCCGATCGAATCGGTGCTGTCGACCAAGACGCATTTCATTCTCAAAAAATATAAGCAAGACGGCATCATCTATGAAGAGCGCGAAGGCGATCAACGTCTCGTCGTAACCCCGTGA
- a CDS encoding spore coat protein, translating to MNGTSMSGFMPEKDLLHTILNDLKRTSREYATGVTEAACPTVRQMFTDLTHSTLQMQGQLFNLMQQQNMYSVASPALRDEVNKQLRNHEQAMQKANQFVQQKLQAQQSYGAGYYGQGGYQQQAPYQPQQQQQGSYQTQSSGSSRYSDYLS from the coding sequence ATGAACGGCACTTCGATGAGCGGGTTCATGCCCGAGAAAGATTTGTTACATACGATTCTCAATGACTTGAAGCGCACCTCAAGAGAATATGCGACCGGCGTAACGGAAGCGGCTTGTCCAACCGTTCGCCAGATGTTCACCGACCTGACACACAGCACCCTGCAGATGCAAGGCCAGCTCTTCAACCTGATGCAGCAGCAGAACATGTATTCCGTCGCCTCCCCGGCACTGCGGGATGAAGTCAACAAGCAGCTGCGCAATCATGAGCAGGCGATGCAGAAGGCGAACCAGTTCGTCCAGCAGAAGCTGCAAGCACAGCAGAGCTACGGCGCGGGGTACTACGGGCAGGGCGGATATCAGCAGCAAGCCCCGTACCAGCCGCAGCAACAGCAGCAAGGCTCGTACCAGACGCAGTCGTCCGGAAGCAGCCGCTACTCCGATTATCTATCCTAG
- a CDS encoding MFS transporter, with protein MKARLDGQSLLLLVVFGLFSLANALSGTFVNVFLWKMKSEFAFIGWFTFTQQAAMTIMFYVAGKWVKEGNKMNCLRLGIGLSAIFYAAVLWLDKAAVQYIFPLGLVLGTASGAFWLAYNVIYFEITNASNRDLFNGWTGFIGSCCAMLAPWVSGLLISGLGGDRGYTLIFTASLIVFVTAGIFSFWLHRRPPEGAYRWSLPFTAWKPKRSPWRAALPALAAQGVREGVYYFLVGLVVYITTTNELKLGNYTLITSAVALVSFYFAGRLYRASYRAAGMIAGTVAMAAAIVPLFFQVNYAMLILFGVITSLFSPLFIVPMTSSTFDIMGRDEESVKQRVELTVVREFGLLTGRLLGIAAFIALVSWRSGQGAIVGFLAVTGSVPILSALFMQRLVKQGVKQ; from the coding sequence GTGAAAGCGCGTCTTGACGGCCAGTCTTTGTTGCTCTTGGTCGTATTCGGTCTATTTTCGTTGGCGAACGCCCTGTCCGGGACGTTCGTCAATGTTTTTTTATGGAAGATGAAATCGGAATTCGCCTTTATCGGCTGGTTTACTTTTACTCAACAGGCGGCTATGACCATCATGTTCTATGTTGCCGGAAAATGGGTGAAGGAAGGCAATAAAATGAATTGCCTTCGGCTTGGCATCGGCTTGTCCGCCATATTTTACGCGGCGGTTCTATGGCTCGATAAGGCCGCGGTGCAGTACATTTTCCCGCTCGGCTTGGTCCTCGGAACCGCCAGCGGAGCCTTCTGGCTGGCGTACAATGTGATTTACTTTGAAATCACAAATGCGTCCAATCGCGATTTGTTCAACGGCTGGACGGGCTTTATCGGGTCTTGCTGCGCCATGCTCGCCCCGTGGGTATCCGGGTTGCTCATCTCCGGCCTGGGAGGAGATCGGGGGTATACGCTGATTTTTACGGCTTCGCTGATCGTGTTCGTCACCGCAGGCATATTCAGCTTCTGGCTGCATCGGCGGCCGCCGGAAGGGGCGTACCGCTGGTCGCTGCCGTTTACGGCCTGGAAGCCGAAGCGAAGCCCATGGCGTGCCGCCCTGCCGGCACTGGCCGCCCAGGGAGTGCGTGAAGGCGTATACTACTTCCTGGTCGGGCTCGTCGTCTATATCACGACCACCAACGAGTTGAAGCTGGGCAACTACACGCTCATTACTTCGGCTGTCGCGCTGGTCAGCTTCTACTTTGCGGGCCGGCTGTACCGCGCTTCTTATCGTGCCGCAGGCATGATCGCGGGAACCGTGGCGATGGCGGCGGCCATTGTCCCTCTGTTTTTCCAAGTGAACTATGCAATGCTCATCCTCTTCGGCGTTATCACATCTCTATTCTCCCCGTTGTTCATCGTGCCGATGACCTCCTCCACTTTCGATATTATGGGCCGGGACGAGGAGTCGGTCAAGCAGCGGGTGGAACTGACCGTCGTCCGCGAATTCGGCTTGCTGACCGGAAGGCTGCTGGGGATCGCGGCTTTTATTGCACTCGTCAGCTGGCGGAGCGGGCAAGGTGCTATTGTCGGTTTCCTGGCCGTTACCGGAAGCGTGCCCATTCTCAGCGCCTTGTTCATGCAGCGGCTTGTGAAGCAGGGAGTGAAGCAGTAG
- a CDS encoding DUF350 domain-containing protein translates to MEVMIEQWLSNPYVSMIAYFSVAVLALVLLLSIFELVTKYKCWDEIRKGNLSVAMATSGKIFGICNIFRFGIVARDSLYASLMWAAFGYVLLLAAYFLFGFLMPYFRLDEEIEKDNRAVGLLAMIISISLSYIIGASIK, encoded by the coding sequence GTGGAAGTCATGATTGAACAATGGCTAAGCAATCCCTATGTATCCATGATTGCTTATTTTTCCGTAGCCGTGCTGGCTTTAGTGCTGCTGCTGTCCATTTTCGAGCTTGTGACGAAATACAAGTGCTGGGATGAGATCCGCAAGGGGAATCTCAGCGTTGCCATGGCCACGTCCGGTAAAATATTCGGGATATGCAATATTTTCCGCTTCGGAATCGTGGCCAGGGATTCCTTGTATGCGTCCTTGATGTGGGCTGCGTTCGGATACGTGCTGTTGCTTGCCGCCTACTTTTTATTCGGCTTCTTGATGCCTTATTTCCGGCTGGATGAAGAGATCGAAAAGGATAACCGGGCGGTCGGACTGTTGGCGATGATTATTTCCATTTCACTGTCCTATATTATCGGGGCGAGCATCAAGTGA
- a CDS encoding endonuclease MutS2 — protein sequence MDSKILNTMDYHKILASLANHAATGLGEQAALNLRPSSDLEEVKLRLQATDEAMTVERLKGGPPLAGVKDIRGALKRARIQAMLSSTELWDISALLFAARRTKRHIAAVHEEEAIPLLQDLAETISDQKQLEEDIRQCIDEQGEILDQASFELASVRRELRIGETRIREKLEAMIRSSNAAKMLQEQLITIRNDRYVIPVKQEYRSHYGGIVHDQSGSGATLFIEPEAIVAMNNKLRETKLREEREIERILSRLTEQVGLLADVLEYDTGAVETLDFMFAKARLAREMKASLPRMNDRGFLKLWKARHPLIPADQVVPIDVELGNSYTSILVTGPNTGGKTVTLKTIGLLNLMAMSGLFIPAEDGSQMCVFDAIYADIGDEQSIEQSLSTFSSHLTNIIRILKQMTPKSLVLLDEVGAGTDPAEGSALAIAILEHIHRLGCRMVATTHYSELKAYAYERKGVINASMEFDVQTLRPTYRLLVGVPGRSNAFAIAERLGLPKPIIDHARGEVTEEDMRVETMIASLEDNRLKAEAERETASKLRMELEAMRQKLTRELEKQEAEREKRQEQAEEKARAIVDKARREAQEIIGELRQLAMEGVQVKEHMLTEARKRLDEAAPEAKLAAKPKRDAKPVRRIEAGDDVRVYSLNQKGSVVELAGEEAVVQLGIMKMKVPLDDLELLSSAKSAAKPVQSGANVKRTRGESVRSELDLRGANLEEALMEVDRFLDEALLGNLGQVFIIHGKGTGVLRSGIQEFLRKHKHVKSFRIGSFGEGGTGVTVAELK from the coding sequence GTGGATTCAAAAATATTAAATACGATGGATTACCATAAAATACTAGCTTCCCTCGCCAACCATGCGGCGACCGGGCTGGGCGAGCAGGCCGCGCTGAATCTGAGGCCGAGCTCGGACTTGGAGGAAGTGAAGCTCCGTCTGCAGGCGACTGACGAAGCGATGACGGTCGAGCGCCTCAAGGGCGGCCCGCCGCTGGCGGGGGTGAAGGATATTCGGGGAGCGTTGAAGCGGGCGCGGATTCAAGCGATGCTCAGCTCCACCGAGCTGTGGGATATTTCAGCGCTGCTGTTCGCGGCGCGGCGAACGAAGCGCCATATTGCCGCCGTGCATGAGGAAGAAGCGATCCCGCTATTGCAGGATCTGGCGGAGACGATCAGCGATCAGAAGCAGCTGGAGGAGGACATCCGCCAATGCATCGACGAGCAGGGCGAGATTCTCGACCAGGCCAGCTTCGAGCTGGCTTCTGTCCGGCGTGAGCTTCGTATCGGGGAGACGCGCATCCGGGAGAAGCTGGAGGCGATGATTCGCTCTTCGAACGCGGCCAAAATGCTGCAGGAGCAGCTGATTACGATCCGCAATGACCGGTATGTGATTCCGGTGAAGCAGGAGTACCGAAGTCATTACGGCGGCATCGTCCATGATCAATCCGGTTCGGGAGCGACGCTGTTCATCGAGCCGGAGGCGATCGTGGCGATGAACAATAAGCTGCGCGAGACGAAGCTGCGGGAGGAGCGGGAGATCGAGCGCATTTTGTCCCGTCTGACCGAGCAGGTCGGCCTGCTTGCGGATGTGTTGGAGTACGATACGGGGGCAGTGGAGACGCTGGACTTCATGTTCGCCAAGGCCCGCCTCGCGCGGGAAATGAAGGCTTCGCTGCCACGGATGAATGACCGCGGCTTCCTGAAGCTGTGGAAGGCACGTCATCCGTTGATTCCTGCCGATCAGGTCGTGCCGATCGATGTGGAATTGGGCAATTCCTATACCTCGATCCTGGTCACCGGTCCGAATACTGGCGGTAAGACGGTCACCTTGAAGACCATCGGCCTGTTGAACCTGATGGCGATGTCGGGGCTGTTCATTCCGGCGGAGGATGGAAGCCAGATGTGCGTATTCGATGCGATCTATGCCGATATTGGCGATGAACAGAGCATTGAGCAGAGCTTGAGCACGTTCTCCAGCCATTTGACCAATATTATTCGGATTTTGAAGCAAATGACGCCGAAGAGCCTCGTGCTGTTGGATGAGGTGGGAGCAGGTACCGACCCGGCCGAAGGTTCTGCCTTGGCGATTGCCATTCTGGAGCATATTCACCGGCTGGGCTGCCGGATGGTCGCGACGACGCATTACAGCGAATTGAAGGCGTATGCCTATGAGCGCAAAGGCGTTATTAACGCCAGCATGGAATTCGATGTGCAGACGCTGCGCCCGACCTATCGGTTGCTGGTCGGCGTTCCGGGCCGAAGCAATGCGTTCGCGATTGCGGAGCGGCTTGGGCTGCCGAAGCCGATTATCGATCATGCGCGCGGAGAAGTGACGGAAGAGGATATGCGCGTCGAGACGATGATCGCGTCGCTGGAGGATAATCGGCTGAAGGCCGAAGCGGAGCGGGAGACGGCATCGAAGCTGCGCATGGAGCTGGAAGCGATGCGGCAGAAGCTGACCCGGGAGCTGGAGAAGCAGGAGGCCGAGCGGGAGAAGCGGCAGGAGCAAGCCGAAGAGAAGGCGCGCGCCATCGTGGACAAGGCCCGCCGCGAAGCCCAGGAGATTATCGGCGAGCTGCGGCAGCTGGCGATGGAAGGAGTTCAGGTCAAGGAGCATATGCTGACGGAAGCGCGGAAGCGGTTGGATGAGGCCGCGCCCGAGGCCAAGCTGGCAGCGAAGCCGAAGCGGGACGCGAAGCCGGTCCGCCGCATTGAAGCGGGGGATGACGTCAGAGTGTACAGCCTCAATCAAAAGGGCAGCGTCGTTGAGCTGGCCGGAGAGGAAGCCGTCGTGCAGCTCGGCATTATGAAGATGAAGGTGCCGCTCGACGATCTGGAGCTTCTCTCCTCGGCGAAGTCCGCCGCGAAGCCCGTGCAGTCGGGAGCCAACGTGAAGCGGACCCGGGGGGAATCGGTCCGATCGGAGCTCGATCTTCGGGGGGCGAACCTGGAAGAAGCGTTGATGGAGGTCGACCGCTTCCTCGACGAGGCGCTGCTTGGCAATCTGGGGCAGGTCTTTATTATTCACGGCAAAGGAACCGGCGTCCTTCGTTCCGGAATTCAGGAATTTTTACGCAAGCACAAGCACGTCAAGAGCTTCCGTATCGGCAGCTTCGGAGAGGGCGGTACGGGAGTGACTGTGGCTGAGTTGAAGTAA
- a CDS encoding phage holin family protein: MNFLGHVVRFIVAAIVLMVTGWIVPAFSVGGFWSALILALVIALFGWIVEGIFGKKVTPFGRGIVGFLASALVIYVAQFFVGGVSVSILGAILAALVIGLIDLFIPIATPFEAGKES; this comes from the coding sequence ATGAATTTTCTCGGCCATGTCGTTCGATTTATCGTCGCGGCAATTGTATTGATGGTCACGGGCTGGATTGTGCCGGCGTTTTCCGTAGGCGGCTTCTGGAGTGCCCTGATCCTGGCCTTGGTGATCGCATTATTCGGCTGGATTGTCGAAGGCATCTTCGGCAAAAAAGTTACGCCGTTCGGACGCGGAATTGTCGGCTTTCTGGCCAGCGCCTTGGTCATATATGTAGCCCAATTTTTCGTCGGCGGCGTATCGGTTAGCATTCTGGGCGCCATTCTGGCCGCGCTCGTTATCGGGTTGATCGACTTGTTCATCCCGATTGCGACTCCATTCGAAGCCGGTAAAGAATCGTAA